In a genomic window of Bacillota bacterium:
- the amrA gene encoding AmmeMemoRadiSam system protein A, producing the protein MLVFAGLAPHPPIIVPEVGGPELEKAAQTVRGMREWARAAAAARPETLVFISPHGSFLRSALGYLGGRDLAGSLASFGAPEVSFRAPNDLELGRAIAAEAGRVGVEVVELEQGVLDLYRGEGLDHGIMVPLYYLREAGVDAALVAFGISLLPFEKLFQFGRALDRAVRRSPRRVGLVASGDLSHRLKRGAPAGYDPLGRVFDEAVRDALARMDTERILTLPEELVERAGECGLRPIIMLLGALQEYEVESKIYSYEGPFGVGYLVAGFSIKEAAQAGAQESPHVRLARASLEHYLRTGKMLPVPDPVPPGMEGRAGVFVSLKKHGQLRGCIGTIEPYQENIAAEIIHNAVSAGVQDPRFWPVTLEELPELKISVDVLTPPEPVASEKDLDPRRYGVIVRSRGRTGLLLPDLEGIDTVEEQIRIARQKAGIPPGEPVQLARFEVIRYE; encoded by the coding sequence ATGCTTGTTTTCGCTGGTTTGGCTCCCCACCCCCCGATTATCGTCCCCGAGGTGGGGGGGCCTGAGTTGGAAAAGGCGGCGCAGACTGTGAGGGGCATGCGGGAGTGGGCGCGCGCTGCAGCCGCGGCCCGGCCCGAGACCCTTGTTTTCATCAGCCCGCACGGCAGCTTCCTGCGGAGCGCGCTGGGGTATCTGGGAGGCAGAGATCTTGCAGGAAGCCTTGCCTCCTTTGGGGCGCCGGAGGTAAGCTTCCGGGCCCCCAACGACCTCGAACTCGGCCGCGCCATTGCGGCCGAGGCGGGAAGGGTGGGGGTTGAGGTTGTGGAGCTGGAGCAGGGGGTACTCGATCTTTACCGGGGCGAGGGTCTTGACCACGGGATCATGGTTCCCCTCTACTACCTCCGGGAGGCGGGGGTGGATGCTGCGCTGGTGGCCTTCGGAATCAGCCTTTTGCCCTTTGAAAAGCTGTTCCAGTTCGGGCGCGCCCTGGATCGGGCGGTGCGGCGCTCGCCCCGGAGGGTCGGGCTGGTTGCCAGCGGGGACCTTTCCCACCGCCTCAAGCGTGGTGCCCCTGCAGGCTACGACCCGCTGGGGAGGGTTTTTGATGAAGCCGTTCGGGACGCCCTGGCGCGGATGGATACGGAGCGCATCCTGACCCTGCCTGAGGAACTGGTAGAGCGCGCGGGAGAGTGCGGGCTCAGGCCGATCATTATGCTGCTCGGCGCCCTTCAGGAGTACGAGGTGGAGAGCAAGATCTACTCCTACGAGGGGCCCTTTGGTGTGGGCTACCTGGTTGCCGGCTTTTCCATCAAAGAGGCGGCGCAGGCCGGGGCGCAGGAGTCTCCCCACGTGCGGCTTGCCCGCGCCAGTCTTGAACACTATCTCCGTACGGGGAAAATGCTCCCCGTACCGGACCCCGTTCCCCCGGGGATGGAGGGGCGGGCAGGGGTCTTTGTTTCTCTGAAAAAGCACGGCCAGCTGCGGGGGTGCATTGGGACAATCGAACCCTATCAGGAAAATATTGCGGCCGAGATCATCCACAACGCCGTCAGTGCCGGAGTCCAGGACCCGCGCTTCTGGCCCGTGACGCTGGAGGAGCTGCCGGAGCTCAAGATCTCTGTTGATGTCCTTACCCCTCCGGAGCCTGTCGCCTCGGAAAAGGATCTGGATCCCAGGCGGTACGGGGTGATCGTGAGAAGCCGCGGCCGCACCGGACTCCTCCTTCCCGATCTGGAAGGGATCGACACCGTAGAAGAGCAGATCCGGATCGCCCGCCAGAAGGCCGGAATTCCCCCTGGAGAGCCTGTGCAGCTGGCGCGCTTTGAAGTAATCAGGTACGAGTGA
- the rplQ gene encoding 50S ribosomal protein L17 produces the protein MFVYRKLGFRSDHRKMMLRNIVTSLLREERIETTEQRAKELRRLAEKMISLGKRGDLHARRQALAFLLDESVVKKLFEEIAPKYTERSGGYTRILRLGNRRGDGAPMVLVELV, from the coding sequence ATTTTTGTGTACCGGAAACTGGGTTTTCGAAGCGACCACCGCAAGATGATGCTTCGGAACATCGTGACATCTTTGCTTCGGGAAGAGCGCATTGAAACAACGGAGCAGCGGGCCAAGGAGTTGAGGCGCCTGGCAGAAAAGATGATCAGCCTGGGAAAACGGGGAGACCTTCACGCCAGGCGGCAGGCCCTTGCCTTTCTGCTTGATGAAAGTGTGGTCAAAAAGCTTTTTGAGGAAATCGCTCCCAAATATACGGAGCGCTCCGGGGGGTACACCCGCATCCTGAGGCTGGGGAACCGGCGCGGCGACGGCGCCCCGATGGTCCTGGTGGAACTTGTCTGA
- the amrS gene encoding AmmeMemoRadiSam system radical SAM enzyme — protein MQEARFYEKLEGGRVWCHLCPQSCRISPGHVGFCRARKNEGGVLCTLNYGRISAWGIDPIEKKPLYHFYPGTQIFSVGTFGCNFHCGFCQNWQIAHGEPLTQTCSPAELVEIACRAEERSGSIGIAYTYSEPMIWYEYVCDAAKLAREKGLKNVLVTNGSVEEEPLRELLPYVDAMNIDVKAFTEDFYREICRGKLGPVLRTVEIAYSRCHVEITNLIVPTKNDAEGEIAALVDWIASLDPAIPLHFSRYFPQYRFNLPPTPLATLKKAREIALKKLKYVYIGNAPELGEDDTFCPNCRNLLIERTGYRTTVTGLRERRCTQCGREIEIVN, from the coding sequence ATGCAGGAGGCCAGATTTTACGAAAAACTGGAAGGTGGCCGGGTCTGGTGCCACCTCTGCCCCCAGAGCTGCCGCATCAGCCCGGGCCACGTGGGATTTTGCCGGGCAAGGAAAAACGAGGGAGGAGTTCTTTGCACCCTGAACTACGGGCGGATTTCCGCCTGGGGGATTGACCCCATTGAGAAGAAGCCCCTCTATCATTTTTATCCGGGCACCCAGATCTTTTCGGTGGGGACCTTCGGCTGCAACTTTCACTGCGGCTTCTGCCAGAACTGGCAGATTGCCCACGGCGAACCGCTCACCCAGACATGTTCCCCCGCAGAACTGGTGGAAATTGCATGCAGGGCAGAGGAGCGATCCGGCTCCATCGGGATCGCCTATACTTATTCGGAACCGATGATCTGGTACGAATACGTCTGCGATGCCGCAAAGCTGGCGCGGGAAAAGGGCCTCAAAAACGTTCTGGTGACCAACGGTTCGGTGGAGGAGGAGCCGCTGCGGGAGCTTCTTCCCTACGTTGATGCCATGAACATCGATGTGAAGGCCTTTACCGAGGACTTCTACCGGGAAATCTGCCGCGGCAAGCTCGGCCCGGTGCTGCGCACCGTGGAGATTGCCTACAGCCGGTGCCATGTGGAGATCACGAACCTGATCGTTCCCACGAAGAACGACGCGGAAGGGGAGATTGCAGCCCTGGTTGACTGGATCGCCTCCCTTGACCCGGCGATTCCCCTCCACTTTTCCCGCTACTTCCCTCAGTACAGGTTCAATCTTCCCCCAACGCCTCTGGCAACCCTCAAGAAGGCGCGGGAGATTGCCCTTAAAAAATTAAAGTATGTTTACATCGGAAATGCCCCGGAGCTGGGGGAAGATGATACCTTCTGTCCGAACTGCCGGAACCTCCTGATCGAGCGGACAGGGTACCGGACCACGGTCACAGGGCTGCGGGAGAGGCGCTGCACACAGTGCGGGAGGGAGATTGAAATCGTGAACTGA
- the cwlD gene encoding N-acetylmuramoyl-L-alanine amidase CwlD, whose translation MFFKTIKLDHRIVFAFLLLVLLGGSLHPYYVRFRERRAVQALSWSVANRVIVVDPGHGGVDPGAVGRTGVLEKDINLAIAKRLAVLLTQAGAAVVLTREGDYDLSDPEHQFSLSVRKKDDLEARVELANKYRADLYISVHVNSFPSPRWWGAQVFYSPRSPESKRLACLIQQELIKTLGESYRWVKPEDFYVMRNVKMPAVVVEAGFISHPREEILMTEPVYQSKVAWCVFAGVVRYFAGEPAPQSPY comes from the coding sequence ATTTTTTTTAAGACAATAAAGCTGGATCACCGTATCGTTTTTGCTTTTTTACTTCTGGTCTTGCTCGGGGGTTCCCTTCACCCTTATTACGTGAGGTTTAGAGAGCGCAGGGCCGTCCAGGCTTTATCATGGTCTGTCGCCAACAGGGTGATTGTTGTCGACCCCGGACACGGGGGGGTGGATCCCGGGGCCGTCGGGCGGACCGGGGTTTTGGAAAAGGATATCAACCTGGCAATCGCAAAGCGCCTTGCCGTACTCCTCACTCAGGCGGGGGCTGCTGTTGTCTTGACCCGGGAGGGGGACTACGACCTGAGCGATCCAGAGCACCAGTTCAGCCTCTCTGTAAGGAAGAAGGACGATCTCGAAGCCCGGGTGGAGCTTGCCAATAAGTACCGGGCAGACCTCTACATCAGCGTTCACGTGAACAGCTTCCCTTCCCCCCGGTGGTGGGGCGCCCAGGTCTTCTATTCCCCCCGCAGTCCAGAAAGCAAACGCCTCGCCTGCCTGATCCAGCAGGAGCTGATCAAGACTTTAGGGGAAAGCTACAGGTGGGTGAAGCCCGAGGATTTTTATGTGATGCGGAATGTCAAAATGCCTGCAGTGGTGGTGGAGGCGGGCTTCATTTCCCACCCCCGGGAGGAGATCCTGATGACCGAACCCGTTTACCAGAGCAAGGTTGCCTGGTGCGTTTTTGCAGGTGTTGTCCGCTATTTTGCCGGCGAGCCTGCCCCGCAATCCCCCTATTAG
- a CDS encoding N-acetyl-gamma-glutamyl-phosphate reductase produces MDFRVGIVGATGYVGEELIRILCQHPQVTGIAAVSRDFPGSSLDRVFPHLRGHVDLEIMDFEEIPALIDFSDLVFIALPHGLSAPIVRQALGRGKRVVDLAADFRLPDPSLYEAWYQMPHGAPELLREAVYGLPELFRSAVCAARLVANPGCYPTSALLALAPLLKHGLVDQTSLIVDAKSGVSGAGRTLALSSHFSECNENLRAYAVATHRHTPEIVCYASILAGGKVEVTFTPHLVPMTRGILSTVYATLLRPLDTSSLCQIFREFYAGEAFVQITGEGEWPQTKWVQGTNRCFLGLTVNGGRRVIVVSVIDNLVKGAAGQAVQNMNLMFGFPETAGLAVPGLYP; encoded by the coding sequence ATGGATTTCAGGGTTGGGATTGTGGGTGCGACCGGATATGTGGGGGAAGAGCTGATCCGGATCCTGTGCCAGCACCCTCAGGTTACGGGAATTGCTGCTGTTTCCCGGGATTTCCCCGGTTCTTCTCTTGATCGGGTTTTTCCCCATTTGAGGGGCCACGTTGACCTGGAAATTATGGATTTTGAAGAAATTCCAGCACTCATAGACTTTTCGGATCTCGTCTTTATTGCCCTGCCGCATGGGCTTTCGGCGCCGATCGTCCGGCAGGCCCTCGGCAGGGGAAAGCGGGTTGTCGATCTGGCGGCTGACTTCCGGCTTCCCGATCCCTCCCTCTACGAAGCCTGGTATCAGATGCCCCACGGAGCGCCGGAGCTTTTGCGGGAGGCCGTTTACGGCCTGCCCGAGCTTTTCCGTTCGGCGGTTTGTGCAGCACGCCTGGTGGCCAATCCCGGCTGCTACCCCACCAGCGCCCTTCTTGCCCTCGCGCCCCTTCTGAAGCACGGCCTGGTAGATCAGACCTCTCTTATTGTCGATGCCAAATCGGGGGTTTCGGGGGCCGGGCGGACCCTTGCCTTGAGCAGCCACTTTTCCGAGTGCAACGAAAACCTCCGGGCCTACGCGGTTGCCACCCACCGGCACACCCCGGAGATCGTTTGCTATGCTTCGATTCTGGCAGGAGGAAAGGTGGAGGTCACCTTTACCCCCCATTTGGTCCCCATGACGCGGGGGATTTTGAGCACCGTTTACGCCACCCTCCTGCGGCCCCTCGACACCTCCTCCCTGTGCCAGATCTTCCGGGAGTTTTACGCCGGAGAGGCCTTTGTCCAGATTACCGGGGAGGGGGAGTGGCCGCAGACGAAGTGGGTGCAGGGGACGAACAGGTGCTTCCTCGGCCTCACCGTAAACGGAGGGAGGCGGGTGATCGTGGTTTCGGTGATCGACAACCTGGTGAAAGGCGCCGCGGGGCAGGCAGTGCAGAACATGAACCTGATGTTTGGTTTCCCGGAAACGGCGGGGCTGGCTGTTCCCGGCCTCTATCCCTGA
- a CDS encoding DNA-directed RNA polymerase subunit alpha — translation MLEIEKPRIECLEKNDAGTYGKFVIEPLERGYGTTLGNSLRRVLLSSLPGAAVTSVKIEGVLHEFSTIPGVREDTTDIILNLKGLAIKMYTDEPQVVRIEAQGERVVRASDIIAGAEIEIINSDHYIATLEADGRLFMEMNVEKGRGYVPAEKNKKGDQVIGIIPVDSLFSPVHKVNYTVENTRVGQVTDYDRLVLEVWTNGTVKPDEAISIAAKILIDYLKLFVGLTEKGEEGEAPPEEPVDEKRKILEMPIEDLELSVRSYNCLKRAGINTVEDLIQRTEEDMIKVRNLGKKSLEEVDQKLAELGLSLRKAED, via the coding sequence GTGTTGGAGATCGAAAAACCTCGCATCGAATGCCTTGAGAAAAACGATGCCGGAACCTATGGCAAATTTGTGATCGAACCGCTTGAGCGCGGTTACGGGACCACCCTGGGGAACAGCCTGCGCCGGGTTCTCCTCTCTTCCCTGCCTGGAGCGGCTGTCACCTCGGTGAAAATCGAGGGGGTGCTCCACGAGTTCAGCACAATTCCCGGGGTGCGCGAGGATACGACAGACATTATTTTGAATTTAAAGGGTCTTGCCATTAAGATGTACACCGATGAACCCCAGGTTGTCAGGATCGAGGCCCAGGGGGAAAGGGTGGTAAGGGCCTCCGACATCATTGCCGGTGCCGAGATTGAAATCATCAATTCCGATCACTACATCGCCACCCTGGAAGCGGACGGCCGCCTCTTTATGGAGATGAACGTGGAGAAAGGGCGGGGTTACGTCCCTGCGGAGAAAAACAAAAAGGGGGACCAGGTGATCGGAATTATTCCCGTCGATTCCCTTTTTTCCCCGGTTCACAAGGTCAATTACACCGTTGAGAACACCCGGGTCGGTCAGGTTACCGACTACGACAGACTTGTCCTGGAGGTCTGGACCAACGGGACGGTGAAGCCGGACGAGGCGATCAGCATTGCCGCGAAAATTCTCATTGACTACCTGAAGTTATTTGTCGGCCTGACAGAAAAGGGTGAGGAAGGGGAGGCGCCTCCGGAAGAACCGGTTGATGAAAAAAGAAAGATCCTGGAGATGCCGATTGAGGATCTGGAGCTTTCGGTGCGCTCTTACAACTGCCTGAAAAGGGCGGGCATCAATACCGTGGAGGATTTGATCCAGCGCACCGAAGAAGATATGATCAAGGTCCGGAACCTGGGGAAGAAATCTCTCGAGGAAGTCGACCAGAAGCTTGCGGAATTGGGGCTTTCGCTGCGGAAGGCAGAGGACTGA
- the rplM gene encoding 50S ribosomal protein L13, with the protein MMRTYMAKPREVERKWYVIDATGKTLGRLASEAARILRGKHKPIFTPHIDVGDHVVIINAEKVRLTGKKLEKKLYIYHTRYPGGLKVMNYEKLLRTRPERAVERAIWGMIPHNRLGRKIFRKLRVYRGPDHPHGAQKPEVWEIR; encoded by the coding sequence ATGATGCGTACATATATGGCCAAGCCCAGGGAAGTGGAGCGGAAGTGGTACGTGATCGACGCTACCGGGAAGACCCTGGGAAGGCTGGCAAGTGAAGCAGCGCGGATTTTGCGGGGAAAACACAAACCAATTTTTACGCCCCATATTGATGTGGGGGACCATGTCGTGATTATCAATGCGGAAAAAGTCAGGCTTACAGGAAAGAAGCTGGAGAAAAAGCTTTACATTTACCACACCCGTTACCCCGGTGGCCTGAAAGTGATGAATTACGAGAAGCTTCTGCGCACCAGGCCAGAAAGGGCTGTGGAAAGAGCCATTTGGGGGATGATTCCGCACAATCGTTTGGGAAGGAAGATTTTCCGGAAGCTCCGGGTCTACCGCGGGCCGGATCATCCCCACGGGGCACAGAAGCCTGAAGTTTGGGAAATTCGCTGA
- the infA gene encoding translation initiation factor IF-1, translating to MPRSKPNVIEVEGTVVEALPNAMFRVELANGYKVLAHVSGKIRMNFIRILPGDRVTVELSPYDLTRGRIVYRFK from the coding sequence ATGCCCAGGTCGAAGCCGAATGTCATCGAAGTTGAAGGTACCGTGGTCGAGGCCCTCCCTAACGCCATGTTCCGGGTAGAATTGGCGAACGGATATAAGGTGCTGGCACATGTTTCCGGAAAGATCCGGATGAATTTTATCCGAATTCTGCCTGGCGATCGCGTTACCGTGGAACTTTCACCTTATGACTTGACCCGGGGAAGAATCGTTTACCGCTTTAAATAG
- the rpsI gene encoding 30S ribosomal protein S9, which yields MEQVQYQGTGRRKTAVARVRIVPGEGQVIVNGRPAEDYFPKRTSILTIISQPLELTKTAGRFNVIASVKGGGVTGQAGAIRLGLARALLKADPSLRPYLKKAGFLTRDPRMKERRKYGLKKARKAPQYSKR from the coding sequence TTGGAGCAGGTACAGTACCAAGGCACCGGAAGGCGCAAAACAGCAGTCGCGCGGGTGCGGATCGTTCCCGGGGAAGGGCAGGTTATTGTAAACGGGCGCCCTGCAGAAGATTATTTTCCAAAGCGCACTTCTATCCTGACGATAATCAGCCAGCCCCTCGAACTGACCAAAACCGCCGGGCGGTTTAATGTCATTGCTTCGGTGAAGGGCGGCGGGGTAACCGGGCAGGCAGGGGCGATCAGGCTGGGCCTGGCCCGCGCCCTTTTAAAAGCAGACCCCAGCCTCCGTCCCTATTTGAAAAAGGCCGGTTTCCTGACCAGGGATCCCAGGATGAAGGAGCGGCGCAAGTACGGGCTGAAGAAGGCCCGGAAGGCTCCTCAATACTCCAAGCGCTAG
- the truA gene encoding tRNA pseudouridine(38-40) synthase TruA, which translates to MRYLKLTLEYDGTGFCGFQKQTGTGLRTVQGVLEAALEKLTGEAVRTFGAGRTDAGVHALGQVVHFATQAKIPVERFPPALNSILPPDLAVKKGEEVDSAFHARYSALAKKYCYLILNRKHPSPVWRSRCYRFPYPLDADLMQEGARYLEGFHDFRAFSASGSNAKSTRRHLFSFRVIRRGDWVCLAATADGFLYKMMRLMGGTLLEVGQGKLPPRRVQEILASGVRGEGGPALPPQGLYLVRVFYPGDDLNFREEDLEAELPLLDDLS; encoded by the coding sequence ATGCGCTACCTGAAGCTGACGCTGGAGTATGACGGCACCGGATTCTGCGGTTTCCAAAAGCAGACGGGGACCGGGCTCCGGACCGTCCAGGGGGTTCTGGAGGCTGCGCTTGAAAAGCTGACCGGGGAGGCGGTCCGCACCTTTGGAGCAGGGCGGACCGATGCCGGGGTTCACGCCCTGGGGCAGGTTGTGCACTTTGCGACGCAGGCGAAGATCCCTGTGGAGCGCTTTCCGCCTGCTTTAAACAGCATCCTCCCCCCCGATTTGGCTGTAAAAAAGGGGGAAGAGGTTGATTCTGCTTTCCATGCAAGGTATTCTGCCCTTGCCAAAAAGTATTGCTACCTGATTTTGAACAGGAAGCACCCCTCTCCCGTCTGGCGCAGCCGCTGCTACCGTTTTCCGTACCCCCTGGATGCGGATTTAATGCAGGAGGGGGCGCGTTACCTGGAAGGCTTCCACGATTTTCGGGCTTTCTCCGCCTCAGGCAGCAACGCGAAAAGCACGAGGAGACACCTTTTTTCTTTCCGGGTAATCCGGCGCGGAGATTGGGTTTGCCTGGCAGCAACGGCAGACGGGTTTCTTTACAAGATGATGCGTTTGATGGGGGGGACGCTCCTGGAAGTGGGGCAGGGAAAATTGCCTCCCCGGAGGGTGCAGGAAATTTTGGCCTCAGGCGTGCGGGGGGAGGGGGGTCCTGCTTTGCCTCCCCAGGGACTTTATTTAGTGCGCGTTTTTTATCCCGGCGATGATTTGAATTTCCGGGAAGAGGATCTTGAAGCAGAGCTTCCTCTGCTTGACGACCTTTCCTGA
- the rpsK gene encoding 30S ribosomal protein S11, translating to MARRAGRPKRRERKNVEHGIAHIKSTFNNTIITITDMAGNAIAWASAGTMGFKGTRKGTPFAAQMAAEAAAKAAMEHGMKQVECYVKGPGGGREAAIRSLQAAGLEVNMIKDVTPIPHNGCRPPKRRRV from the coding sequence GTGGCAAGGAGAGCGGGGAGACCAAAACGCAGGGAAAGGAAGAACGTTGAGCACGGCATTGCTCACATCAAATCCACTTTTAACAACACGATCATTACGATTACGGACATGGCAGGCAACGCGATTGCCTGGGCGAGCGCCGGAACGATGGGATTTAAAGGCACCCGGAAAGGCACTCCCTTTGCAGCCCAGATGGCCGCCGAGGCTGCAGCAAAAGCGGCGATGGAGCACGGAATGAAGCAGGTCGAGTGCTACGTCAAAGGGCCCGGCGGAGGAAGGGAGGCGGCGATCAGGTCCCTCCAGGCGGCGGGTCTGGAAGTGAACATGATTAAAGATGTGACTCCAATTCCTCACAACGGCTGTCGTCCGCCGAAACGCCGGCGCGTTTGA
- the rpsD gene encoding 30S ribosomal protein S4: MARYTGPVCRLCRREGIKLYLKGDRCYSDKCALDRRNYPPGEKAQARRKMTEYGLQLREKQRARRIYGVLERQFRRYFEIAERQKGITGENLLRLLERRLDNVVYRLGFAASRAEARQLVRHGHFTVNGRRVDIPSYLVKIGDVVAVAERSRELTRFAELAEAAAHKTPPPWLEVDVERMQGRVLGFPAREDIDIPIKEHLIVELYSR; this comes from the coding sequence ATGGCAAGATATACAGGTCCGGTATGCCGTCTCTGTCGCCGCGAGGGAATCAAGCTTTACTTAAAGGGAGACCGATGCTACTCGGATAAGTGCGCGCTTGACCGGAGGAACTATCCCCCGGGCGAAAAGGCCCAGGCACGGCGAAAGATGACGGAGTACGGGTTGCAGCTCCGGGAAAAGCAGAGGGCGCGGCGGATTTACGGGGTTCTCGAGCGGCAGTTCAGACGGTACTTTGAAATTGCAGAACGCCAAAAGGGCATTACCGGTGAAAACCTTCTGCGCCTGCTGGAACGCCGCCTGGACAACGTGGTTTACCGGCTCGGGTTTGCCGCCTCGCGGGCTGAGGCGCGCCAGCTGGTCCGGCACGGGCATTTCACCGTAAACGGGAGGCGGGTGGATATTCCTTCTTACCTGGTGAAGATCGGAGATGTGGTCGCCGTTGCCGAGAGAAGCAGGGAACTGACCCGTTTTGCGGAACTTGCCGAGGCCGCAGCCCATAAGACTCCTCCTCCCTGGCTGGAAGTGGATGTCGAAAGAATGCAGGGGCGGGTGTTAGGCTTCCCGGCCCGCGAGGATATAGATATCCCCATCAAAGAACACCTGATTGTGGAGCTTTACTCACGTTAA
- the rpmJ gene encoding 50S ribosomal protein L36, which produces MKVRASVKPICEKCKVIRRKGKIMILCENPKHKQKQG; this is translated from the coding sequence TTGAAGGTTCGCGCTTCTGTCAAGCCGATCTGCGAAAAGTGCAAAGTGATCAGGCGCAAAGGAAAGATTATGATCCTGTGTGAAAACCCGAAACACAAGCAAAAACAGGGGTAG
- the argJ gene encoding bifunctional glutamate N-acetyltransferase/amino-acid acetyltransferase ArgJ: protein MIGETTRWEVLPGGVTAPQGFLAAGVGAQIRKKGRRDLALIYSRVPAAAAALYTQNRVKAAPVLVSREHLAGGAAQAIVVNSGIANACTGPRGYADARRMAALTGEVLGISPELVVVASTGVIGVPLPMEKIERGIREAALNLSRAGGSAAAEAIMTTDTCPKEYAVKFCLGGREVVLGGIAKGSGMIHPNLATMLSFLTTDAAVAPEALAAALRWAGARSFNAVTVDGDTSTNDMVVLLANGLAGNDLLTGGEADYFLFREALLAVCRELAKMIARDGEGATKFLEIRVRGAEKEEEARLIARAVAGSNLVKAAIFGEDANWGRIITAAGNAGVPFDPEQVDIYLGDLQVAEKGAGLEFDEDEARAILEAREVVITLDLNQGTAQGVAWGCDLSYDYVRINAHYRT from the coding sequence ATGATTGGAGAGACAACGAGGTGGGAGGTTTTACCCGGGGGCGTGACGGCCCCTCAAGGATTTCTGGCCGCCGGGGTTGGGGCTCAGATCCGGAAGAAGGGGCGGCGCGACCTGGCCTTGATCTATTCCCGGGTGCCGGCTGCGGCGGCGGCCCTTTACACCCAGAACCGGGTGAAGGCAGCTCCGGTTCTGGTGAGCAGGGAGCACCTGGCCGGGGGAGCTGCCCAGGCGATTGTTGTAAACAGCGGGATCGCCAATGCCTGCACGGGGCCCCGGGGGTATGCCGATGCCCGGCGCATGGCCGCTTTGACCGGGGAGGTGCTGGGTATTTCCCCGGAGCTTGTTGTAGTGGCCTCCACCGGAGTGATCGGAGTCCCTCTCCCGATGGAGAAGATCGAGAGGGGGATCCGGGAGGCGGCTTTGAACCTTTCCCGCGCCGGGGGGAGCGCCGCCGCCGAGGCGATCATGACCACAGATACCTGCCCCAAGGAGTATGCTGTGAAGTTCTGCCTTGGGGGGAGGGAGGTCGTGCTCGGGGGGATTGCGAAGGGCTCCGGCATGATCCACCCGAATCTCGCTACAATGCTTTCCTTTTTAACAACAGATGCGGCTGTTGCACCGGAGGCGCTGGCCGCTGCTCTGCGCTGGGCCGGGGCGCGATCCTTCAACGCCGTCACCGTAGACGGAGATACGAGCACCAATGACATGGTTGTTCTGCTGGCCAACGGCCTGGCCGGAAACGATCTCCTGACCGGTGGAGAAGCCGATTATTTCCTCTTCCGGGAGGCGCTGCTTGCGGTCTGCAGGGAGCTGGCGAAGATGATCGCGCGCGACGGGGAAGGGGCAACCAAGTTTCTCGAGATCCGGGTGAGAGGGGCAGAGAAGGAAGAGGAGGCCCGGCTGATTGCCCGGGCCGTGGCCGGGTCAAATCTGGTGAAGGCGGCCATCTTCGGGGAGGATGCCAACTGGGGCCGGATCATCACCGCAGCCGGAAATGCGGGGGTTCCTTTTGATCCGGAACAGGTGGATATTTACCTGGGGGACCTCCAGGTGGCGGAAAAGGGAGCGGGCCTGGAATTCGATGAGGATGAGGCGCGCGCCATTCTGGAGGCGCGGGAGGTTGTCATCACTCTCGACCTGAACCAGGGAACGGCGCAGGGCGTGGCCTGGGGCTGCGATCTCTCTTACGACTACGTCCGGATTAATGCCCATTACCGGACCTAG
- the rpsM gene encoding 30S ribosomal protein S13, with translation MARIAGVDLPRDKRVEIALTYIYGIGRSTAKQILQKTGIDPSTRVKDLTEEEVGKLQEIIDKEYKVEGDLRREVSMNIKRLIEIGCYRGLRHRRGLPVRGQRTRTNARTRKGPRKTVGVRRKK, from the coding sequence ATGGCGAGAATTGCAGGGGTAGACCTGCCGCGCGACAAGCGGGTGGAAATAGCCCTGACCTACATTTACGGCATCGGCCGGTCAACTGCCAAGCAGATACTCCAGAAAACGGGAATCGATCCCTCCACCAGGGTTAAAGATCTTACCGAAGAGGAAGTAGGTAAGCTGCAGGAAATCATCGATAAGGAGTACAAGGTGGAAGGGGACCTCCGGCGCGAGGTTTCCATGAATATTAAACGCTTGATCGAAATCGGCTGCTACCGGGGCTTGCGCCACCGCCGGGGGCTGCCGGTGCGCGGCCAGCGGACGCGCACCAACGCCCGGACACGGAAAGGGCCCCGGAAAACAGTCGGAGTTCGCCGCAAGAAGTAG